The Pseudomonas sp. IAC-BECa141 genome contains the following window.
GGCGATCAGCAGGCGGTCGTATTCGGCCTCAGTGCCATCCTCGGCGATCACCCGGCGTTTGACCCGGTCGATCTCGACCACTTTGCGGTTGAGCAGCAGTTTGATGCCGTTTTCCAGGTACCAGTCGAGGTCGTTGAGCACGATCTCTTCGAAGGTCTGTTCGCCGGCCAATACCGGCGATAGCAGGATGCGGTTGTAGTTGGTGTGCGGTTCGGCGCCGAAGACCGTGATGTCGTACAGCTCGTTGCTGAGCTTGAGCAGTTCTTCCAGGGTACGAACCCCGGCCATGCCATTGCCGATCATCACCAGTTTGAGTTTTTTCATCAGATTCTCCGGGAGCTTCGGGCTTGCCTCTTGTGGGCAGTCAGGCCTTGCTCGACAAAAATGGCGCAAACAAAAAAGGCGTCCCGCCAGTTACCTGGCGAGGACGCCTTTGTCCTTGTCCCGTTCTCTCGGGAAGCCCGGCCTTCGTCGTTGAAGGTCGGGCTTTTATGTCAGTTGAAAACGTTAATGCAGTGGCTGTGCCAAGTCGCGGTAAGCCGCGAATTCACTGGGGTAATGCGGGAATTGGCCAGATGTTCATTGTGGTTTTTGCACTGAATGGAAGCGGCACGCCCGTTTATGGAGCGCCGCATCAGCCATGAAACAACAGAAACAGCAGCACCAGATTGCCCAGCAACGCCAGCAACGCCAAAGTCCGCCAGACCTTCAGCGGCTCGCGTTCCAGCAAGGGGCGAGGGCGTACGTTCAGGCTGCGGCGCTCACCTTGCTCCAGAGTCAGCAGCCATTCCTCGGCGGTTTCATAGCGTTGCAAGGGATCGGCCGCCACACCGCGCTCCAGACACTGCGCCAGCCACTCCGGCAGATCCGGGCGATATCGCCCGGCACTCACCGGCACCCCGAAACGCGGGCGCTGGAAGGCTTCGATCTCGCCATAGGGAAAGTGCCCGGTGAGCAGGAAATACAAGGTCACGCCCACCGCATACAGATCCTGTTGCGCGCTGGGTGCTACGCCTTGAAAGGCTTCCGGCGCGATGTAGCTCGGGGTTCCGGGCAAGGTCGACGGTGCGTCCTGCGACAGGCCGGGGCAATACGCCAGGCCGAAATCCAGCAGGCGCAGCTCGCCGTCGTCCCCCAGATGCAGGTTTTCCGGTTTGATGTCGCGGTGCAGGATCTGCCGTCGATGCAACAGGCCGACTGCCCGCAGCAGACGTTCGGCCAGATCCTGCCATTGAGCCAGTGGCAGCGGGCCGCGTTGTTCAAACAACTGCGCCAGGGTTGTCCCCGAATATTCACGCATCACGTAGTACAAATGCTGACGCTGTCCGGCGCTATGGACTTCAGGAAAATGCCGCCCGGCGACGCGTTTGAGAAACCATTCTTCCGCCAGCAAGGCCTGGCCGGCCTGGGCATCGTCCGCCCATTGTGCGGGCAAGGTTTTCAACAGCCAGGTCTGGCCCTGACCATCGAGCACTCGATACAGCAACGATTGTTGGCTGCGCCCTATAACCTCCTGAACCCGCCAGCCTTCAAAGACCTGACCCGGTTTCAGCTGCGGGGGCAGAGGCCACTGCTGCAAATGAACCAGCGCATCGCCAAGGCTGGCCTCCCCGACGGCATCCACCCGCACCAACAGCGCACTGGCGTTGTCCTGACTGCCGGCCAGGTGCGCAGCGTTGACCAGTGTTTGCGCAGCGCTGTGCAGGTCCGGCTGATCGAGCAAAATTGCGGCGATGGCGGTGTCGCCGAGCGCTGCCCACACGCCATCACTGAGCAGCACGAAACATTCGCCGTCACGCAGCTCGCCGTCGAGAAAATCCAGCACCAGATGCTGATCCAGTCCCAGTGCGCGCTTGAGCACGTGCTGCATGCCCGGCTGATCCCAGACGTGATCCTCGCTGATCCGCTGCAAGGTCGCTGCGTGCCAGCGATAGACCCGGCAATCACCGACGTGCGCCAGGGTAAACCGCCGGCCACGCAGGACCAGTGCACTGATCGTGGTGAGCAGCGGCTGACCGCCACCGTTGGCCTGCAACCAGCGGTTTTGTGCGAGCAACAGACGATCGAGGGCCTGGGCCACGCTCCAGGTTTCCGGGGTGGCGTAGTAATCCAGCGCCAGTGCCTGCAAAGTCGAGCGCGCGGCCAGCCCGCCATCGGCGCACTGGCTGACGCCGTCGGCGATGGCGAACAGAAAACCTTTGCTCGCAGCCAGCGCCGGGGCCGGCGTGACCAGGCGCAAGGCGTCCTGGTTTTCCGCGCGTGGTCCGGTGGCGCTGGCTTCGGCGAAACTCAGTTGCAGAGCCATTCGGGCCTCAGACCCGGGCAGCGGTCACGGCCGCCGAACCCCAAGTGGTTCGCCAGCGACGTTTGACCCCGTGCAGACCGAACCACGCCAATACGCCAAGGCTGGCGAACAACCACAGCGCCAGTTGATAGCTGCCGGTGCTCTGTTTGATCGCGCCCATGCCTGCCGCCAGGGCAAACCCGCCGATGCCACCGGCCATGCCGATCAGCCCGGTCATCACGCCGATTTCGCGACGGAAACGCTGCGGCACCAGTTGAAAAACCGCGCCATTACCTGCGCCGAGGCCGAGCATGGTGCAGACGAAAAGTGCCAGCGCCGCGTAGGAACTTGGCAGGTTGAAGCCGACCGCTGCTATACAAACCGCTGCAACCGTGTACATCGCCAAGAGGGTGCGGATGCCACCGAAACGGTCAGCCAGCGCGCCGCCCAGTGGACGCATCAGGCTGCCACCGAACACGCAGGCGGCGGTGTAGTAACCGGCGGTCACCGGGCTCAGGCCGTATTGATCGTTGAAGTAGCCGGGCAGGGCGCTGGCCAGGCCGATGAAGCCGCCGAAGGTGACGCTGTAAAAAAACATGAACCACCAGCTGTCGCGATCACCCAGGGCCTTGAAATAGTCGGCCATGGATTTGGCTTTCGGCCGCTCGGGCGCGTTCTTCGCCAGCCAGGCGAACAGCACCAGGGTCAGGATCAGCGGAATCAGGGCGAAACCGAACACATTGCTCCAGCCGAACGCCGCCGCCAAAACCGGGGCAATCAACGCCGCGAAAACGGTGCCGGAATTGCCCGCCCCGGCGATGCCCATCGCCTTGCCTTGATGCTCCGGCGGATACCACTGCGAGGCCAGCGGCAGGGCCACAGCGAACGAGGCGCCGGCCATGCCGAGGAACAGGCCAAGCAGCAAAGCCTGTTCATAACTGTGGATGCCGAGTTTCCAGGCGCCGAGCAGCGCGCAGATCACGATCACCTGGCCGATCAGCCCGGCGGTTTTCGGCGACAGGCGATCGGCGAGCATGCCCATCGCAAAGCGCAGCACCGCGCCGGCCAGAATCGGCGTCGCCACCACGAGCCCGCGCTGTTGGGTGGTCAGATGCAGGTCGGCGGCAATCTGCACCGCCAGCGGGCCGAGCAGGTACCAGACCATGAAGCTCAGGTCGAAATACAGGAAGGCCGCGAACAGAGTCGGGGTGTGGCCGGATTTCCAGAAGCTTTTATTCATCGCGCACCTCAGCTGTAGAGAATCTCGAGAAGGAGTCAGAACCAGCACAGTGGGGCGCCGCCACGGCCGCACCACCGGCCCCGGGCTGTGGGGCCAAAACGCAAAAACGCCGCTACCCGGATCGCCGAAGGGGGCGAAGAAGGTGAGCGACGTCTTTGTCGTGGGTGGGGCAACCGCCGTTGGTTACCTGTGCGTAATGCTTAGCGAGATTTGTGCCAGATCGGTGTGGCTTGTTTCCACGCTTTGCGTGCAAACGCATCCGTCACGTTCAGAAGCGGACGCGGAGCGTCCATGGCTGCATTCCCACGCGGAGCGTGGGAACGATCAATGTGGGGGAGCACTTCAGCCCAGCAACTCGCTCATGGCAATGATCTGTTCAGCGACCTGAATCAGTTTCTGCTGACGGCTCATGGCCTGGCGGCGCATCAGGGTGTAGGCCTCTTCTTCGTTGCAGTCCTTCATTTTCATCAGTAACCCCTTGGCCAGTTCGATGCGCTTGCGCTCGGCCAGTTGCTGGTCGCGGGCCTGTAGCTGGGCGCGCAAGGCCTGATCGCTTTCGAAGCGGGCCATGGCGACATCGAGAATCGGCTGCAAGCGTTGTGCGTGAATGCCTTCAACAATGTAGGCACTGACCCCGGACTTGATCGCCTGACGCATCACGCCAGGATCATGTTCGTCGGTGAACATCACGATCGGCCGGGGCTGGTCGCGGCTGACCAGCACCACTTGCTCCATTACATCGCGGCTCGGTGACTCGGTATCGATCAGGATTACGTCCGGACGCACCGTTTCGACGCGCGCCGGCAGGTCGATGGTCAGACCCGACTCGTCGATCACCTCGAAACCGGCCTCGGTCAGCGCGGCTTTCAGGCGTCCGACTTTTTTCGCGGTGTCGTTGATCAGCAGAATGCGCAACATGTTCGCGGTCTCCTGTCAGCGCTGGGCGAGAAGGGGCGCGCTGTCGCTCAGCGCGTGCAGCTTGAAGCTTCGGGCATAGGCGGCCGGGTCGCTGCCGTCCCAGATTTTGCCGTCGATCAACTGGCTGCTGCGCATGTCCTTGCCCCGGGCCGCGACGCCCATGGCAGTCGCCGCGTCGCGATAGATCTCCAGTTGTTGCACCTGACGGGCGACGGCGAGGTAGTCCGGGTCATCGCGCAGCAAACCCCAGCGGCGGAACTGGGTCATGAACCACATCCCATCTGACAGGTACGGCAGATTCACCGCGCCATCGCCATGAAAACGCAGCGCGTGCAGATCCTGCCAGCGAT
Protein-coding sequences here:
- a CDS encoding nitrate/nitrite transporter; protein product: MNKSFWKSGHTPTLFAAFLYFDLSFMVWYLLGPLAVQIAADLHLTTQQRGLVVATPILAGAVLRFAMGMLADRLSPKTAGLIGQVIVICALLGAWKLGIHSYEQALLLGLFLGMAGASFAVALPLASQWYPPEHQGKAMGIAGAGNSGTVFAALIAPVLAAAFGWSNVFGFALIPLILTLVLFAWLAKNAPERPKAKSMADYFKALGDRDSWWFMFFYSVTFGGFIGLASALPGYFNDQYGLSPVTAGYYTAACVFGGSLMRPLGGALADRFGGIRTLLAMYTVAAVCIAAVGFNLPSSYAALALFVCTMLGLGAGNGAVFQLVPQRFRREIGVMTGLIGMAGGIGGFALAAGMGAIKQSTGSYQLALWLFASLGVLAWFGLHGVKRRWRTTWGSAAVTAARV
- a CDS encoding ANTAR domain-containing response regulator produces the protein MLRILLINDTAKKVGRLKAALTEAGFEVIDESGLTIDLPARVETVRPDVILIDTESPSRDVMEQVVLVSRDQPRPIVMFTDEHDPGVMRQAIKSGVSAYIVEGIHAQRLQPILDVAMARFESDQALRAQLQARDQQLAERKRIELAKGLLMKMKDCNEEEAYTLMRRQAMSRQQKLIQVAEQIIAMSELLG
- a CDS encoding bifunctional protein-serine/threonine kinase/phosphatase, which produces MALQLSFAEASATGPRAENQDALRLVTPAPALAASKGFLFAIADGVSQCADGGLAARSTLQALALDYYATPETWSVAQALDRLLLAQNRWLQANGGGQPLLTTISALVLRGRRFTLAHVGDCRVYRWHAATLQRISEDHVWDQPGMQHVLKRALGLDQHLVLDFLDGELRDGECFVLLSDGVWAALGDTAIAAILLDQPDLHSAAQTLVNAAHLAGSQDNASALLVRVDAVGEASLGDALVHLQQWPLPPQLKPGQVFEGWRVQEVIGRSQQSLLYRVLDGQGQTWLLKTLPAQWADDAQAGQALLAEEWFLKRVAGRHFPEVHSAGQRQHLYYVMREYSGTTLAQLFEQRGPLPLAQWQDLAERLLRAVGLLHRRQILHRDIKPENLHLGDDGELRLLDFGLAYCPGLSQDAPSTLPGTPSYIAPEAFQGVAPSAQQDLYAVGVTLYFLLTGHFPYGEIEAFQRPRFGVPVSAGRYRPDLPEWLAQCLERGVAADPLQRYETAEEWLLTLEQGERRSLNVRPRPLLEREPLKVWRTLALLALLGNLVLLFLLFHG